In Gadus chalcogrammus isolate NIFS_2021 chromosome 13, NIFS_Gcha_1.0, whole genome shotgun sequence, the genomic stretch TAGCGTTGCAGCACATTCTGCCATTGATATTCACataatcatgcacacacaacaggcacgcacaagcatgcacgcacacagccaATGAGGACAAAAGCTTTGGTTTGCTTGAGCAAAATTTTGCAATGCATAACATTTGCTAGCTCGTAGCCTAAATGAACAGGGACAATGCTGATCGATAGTGATTTCAATAAAGTTATCAATAAAATTGCATCCtataactgatatattctacaaattaAAGACAGTGTCTGACCCGTACCTCTCTTTTTGTTCACGAGAATCTTACCATCGACActcctaaacccctcccactcaccataACCCCCTCCCACTAACCCTAAGCCCCTAGCACTCACCCATAACCCAACCAAGACGTCCGCTGGGTCAGTTTACGTGACACAGTTCACAGCGGTCAGAATGGACTCCGGAGGTTTTTGAATTTTCTGAGTAGCCCCCCTGCCAGCCGGAGAAGCTCCATGGCACACAGTGAGAAATCAATATGTCTTAATGTATCCATAACCCATCCTGCTTAATTCTGCATCCTCACAAAATGGCCCACTTTAATTTGATTTCAGttgcttaaaggggacatattataccaccaggtgtgagtgtgattagaggttacaagccgttttgaaaatctgcatcTTCTGACATGGATGAATTGGGCGAAAAAtggcttgtaacagctaatcacactcacacctggtgctaTAATATGTCACTTTTAAAAACTCTGCCAACATGGATGTCAACATTGTACCAGATACATTAACAGATACATTAAAGATATTATGTTTTCCTCCCTGAAGGATAAGCTGGTCTAAAGATTGTATtcaagaaaatgtatttcatgGAGATAAGATCTCAAGTCAGTATTTATCGTTTTCTTCATTTCTCATCTTCAACCGAAACAGAGACCGCATCGACCCTTTCGCTTTCAAGTTTCAGTTCAAGAACGTGGAGTACTCCTCAGGGCGGAACAAGACCTACCTGTGCTACCTGGTGGACAAGGGCTCCGCCGACGGCCTGGCCCGGGGCTACCTGGAGGACGAGCACGCCGGGCTGCATGCCGAGGAGGCCTTCTTCTTACAGATACTGCCTGACTACGACCCCGAGCTCAAATACAACGTCACCTGGTACGAAGCTATGCTGGCCCTTCACATGTTATGTCCACCACCTGGTAACTACGCTGGCCCTTGGTACCTACACACAAAGGTAGGAATACTACCATGTGTTCCTCTGAAGAGTAAAGTACTACTTTGACTCCCTCCTCAGGTATGTGTCATCTAGTCCATGCACGGCCTGTGCGTCAAAAATCGTGGAGGCTCTAAAGATAAGGAAGAACGTCAAACTCAGCATCTTTGCCTCCCGGCTGTTtgagtgggaggagccagagaTCCAGACGGGCCTCAAAGCCATGCAAGAGGCGGGCTGCAAACTGAGGATCATGAAGCCCCTGGACTTCTCCTATATTTGGGACACATTTGTGGAGAACGATGAATGTGACCTGAACCTCTGGGAAGACTGCAAGGACAGCTATGAGTATTACCAGGAGAAGCTGGCAGACATACTGCAGTACTAGCCAGAGTGAGTGTTGAGGGGCGGGGCGGTGGAGGGCAAAGCGGGGAGGATGGTGACCCAATAGACACACCCTACATTGCTAGTGTTGGGGACCCAATAGACACAGTTCACGCTAAATTGGTAGTGTTGGGGACCCAATAGACACAGTTCACACTACATTGGTAGTGTTGGGGACCCAATAGACATAGTTCACACTACATTGGTATTGTTGGGGACACAATAGGCACAGTTCACACTAAATTGGTAGTGTCGGGGACACAATAGACCCAATAGACACAATACACACTACATTGATAGTATGCTGTGTAGTTCAAGGTGCCGTACCTATAATTTGAGTGCCATTTGTTGTGACTGAAATGCTCTGTAAAATGTCTGCTCCAATTGGTTGCAAGCCTAACCCAATTTACATTTAAGATCACTCCCTGCCcacttctgaccaatcagggaatGTTTCCCTGGGAGCAGAATAGGAggtaggaagggagggagaggggagggagggagggagggagggagggagggagggagggagggagggagggagggagaggagagcgggatggagtgagaggagagagggaaggagggagagaaaaaaacctTAAAAAACCCATGCTTAACACAGCTTAAGCTGTGTTAAGCAAGCTCTTAACCCCATGTTTAAGAGTCAGAGCAGGTACAGCAGGTAGATACTGTGATACACAACATGATGTTGATACTGCTATAtcctctctcgttctgtctccctCAACATAGGAACACAGTTGACTCAACACAGAACATCATCATAACTCGAAGACCACCTCTACTGCATCAGCCTCCATGTTGTTCCCCTTTTGGTGATCGATCTGTATTGTCCATAATGCACAATgcataatgtttgtttttatctaaTTGAGtagatgtttttttaattacaaaaatgtaatacttagttataaattaaaataaaaaaaatattttaagagAAGTTAGCAGAATATGCGCTTGAGTATGCAAGTATGCAATGTACAATTGCAAAATCCATCAGGACAGATTTGTTGATCCATTTGTCATTTGAACCACCTGTATGAATGgatttatgtgtttatgtgtgttaatCTAAATGGATTCACAAACCTTGAATACATTCACCAACCAAAAGATTAATCTTTGCAGAATTTTAGACAGAGGTTCACTATTCCAATAGCTCTTGTAATACGACTTACACACTCACATTacatatatcatattatataagCCAATTTAGGTATTTTATTCATGCTGTTTATTTGCCATATATCTTAGTAATGGAATGCACTGCCAGTATTGCAATGCACAGTGCAGGGCACACTGCCAGTGTGGCAGTGCACATCTGTGTTTCAAATGCTGCTTCATCCAACCTGAACCAGCCATCATCTTCACTCGGCCAATAATGTGGAACTGAGTAAGACAATCTCACCTCTTTTATTCATTAATACAATTatagatataataatatatcatcaatgtatattatctatatttataATAACTGTTTTCATATGATGTAATAATCCAAAACATGTCTTAAATCATATTAATACTTAAAATAAAAGTgctattttaaattattatttgtgACCTTCTCAATGTTCTGATTGTGTATTTAAATTGGCACTGATTTGTAACTGAATCAAACCAAGAACGCAAACAGGGCCAACGTCTGGCTCACCTTAAAGGCGTCTTCTTTCTGTTCTTAAATGGGGACGCCAAATCAACCATCAGGGTCACAGTTCCTACTAACATAGTGAGGAAAAAACGTATGCAATGACAAATTATTTGACAGATTATGATTGCAATGTATTTATCTGAGCAACATTTACTATTATTACAAGGCATTTAAATACACAACATAGTAGATTGCTTAATACAAAGTTAAACAATGATGGCAAGCTTACTGATATCAAAAATACTTTagaaaattataataaaatgaCTGAAAGAAATATTCCATCACATATTGAGCGTAAACATAACAAGTGATGTATCCAATACTTTGTATTGTTGTCCATGCAATGGAttcaattatatataataactaGGTATATAAATTGATCTATATATAGATCAATATATATAGATCAATATATAtagatcaatatatatatatatatatatatatatatatatatgtgattctatggctctctctctggcagtgGCATCAGGTAGGGATTAAAAACGTCTCTGAGCAGGTTGTCCCTGGCTGCTCTGTACTGGCCGTTTGACCCAACAGACTGGGGGCTTCCCCCTAAGCGGGCCCCCAGCCCTGGACCCAGGCCCAACCGGAGGGCCTTGGGGGGGATGAGCGGGGCGGAGCGGGGCTGGGCGGTGTGGAGGCCCTCCATGGCGCTGGACAGCCAGATCAGTCTCCTGAGGCTCTGGATGCTGCGGCCGCGGTCGTGCAGGAGCTGGTGTTCGGTCACCGAGCGACGGCTGAGGTAGGGGTACACGGAGCAGAAAGGTTGTTCTACTGCATCTACTGCACGGTACCgtcaacaacaagaacaacctTAAGACCCAAACCTTAGCATGTAGGACGGACGGCACAGAAAGGTTGTTCTACTGCATCTACCAAATCTGACACAGTTTTACTGTTACTGCAAAGagccacatcacacacacacacacacacacacacacacacacacacacacacacacacacacacacacacacacacacacacacacacacacacacacacacacacacacacacacacacgtaaacacctCTGCTCAGAACTCTGCTCTGACAGATTTACTGTAATTTACTTTCATAAATGCAGCCATCGTTGTTTCGTTCACATTTATGCCAAGGGTTCTTTTAATGGCACATAATCAAGGAGTTATTCTTTGATCACACAATCGTTTCACACAGATCGTGCAAATATTGCAAAAAGGCTTGTCTTGTATGTCGCAAGACTCATCCCATGAGACACAAAAATACTTGCATGCTTGAAGATCGGAGTGCAGCTGCTTTTTAATAGCCGTGTTGATGTCTGATATTCTGTTTCCTTCAGTAAACgattttacactgccaaatataaCCATCTTATGCCCGCCTTTTTCCCGCCATGGTCCGCGGGTTTACACTAACAGAGGTTATATACCGGCTCTAAagcagagacaacgcagcgttATCAAAATGAGTAGTTCTTACTGGAGAGACGTTGAAATCCGCAAGCTGCTGActatcatgggagagaaggggatgcagtcgcatttaacgCAGACGGAGAAAGagggtgcgatctacgagaaagaTGCAGAGCAACTTTCCTTACAAGGCTTTTGTCTGGATAAAAAAcatgtggtcagcaaaataaagaatatgttggcgtctttgcacttgtaaatagtagCCTACACTGAGATGTCTCATTCGTGCATGCGAGTGgcttgaataaaaataaaaataaaacattcggAGAATGCAAATATTCCAAAGACGTCTACTCTCAGTGCGTAGCCCAGTCTACTCCATTGAACCATGAAAGCCGGCTCTGTGACGGAGGCGGAATaaaccccctcggttttacacaagCAAGACAGTGAAATTGCAGGGTGTGCCAATCcacgaccgaaccggcttggcagtgtaaaaatgcctaGTGTGGCGGGACAGTTGGACGTCTGATACCATTCGTTTTAGATTGTTGTTTTCAGGAGACAAGATTTCAACAACAAGTGAGCTGAAGTGGCGCTGAAGATTTTGCAGAGTGGCTCGCCATtacgttatttttttttctcccactCTGTTAAAAACGTCCTGTGTTCATCTTCATATTTTCGTTTTGCAGTGCATTTTTCCCTGCCACTTTGTGAGTGAACTTGACACAAATTGTTTACTTAACAATAAGGTTTTCCTTACCTCCAAGCAGAGCGAGTAGTTTTATGTTTGGTACTCATGTTTACATACTCATGTTTACATACAAAGTGAATGTACAGAAGCGATCACACGAAAACGCACATTTGCGTGAGATGAAAATATTCATGCGGCTCGGgagctgagagaaaagaaggggaGAGATTGAGCAGTATATCATCTTGTGCTGCTGCAAAACTTGAAAAATAGCAGTAGCAATCAGTTCCCCATTAGTGAAGTTCAAGTAGAACAGCTCCCCCTGCAGGTGGCGTCCAACCTCTCGGTTGAAACACATTTATTGTCCCTATAGACACGTTTTAAGATAATTACATGAATATGCTTTATTGCAAAACGTTTAGgttcctaaaaacacattgtcacTTTATAAAAACGACTTGTACTATCATGTGTTTAATCATAGCTTACAGAAGGTAAAGAGCTCCTTCAACACAGCGCTCACCTCTCATCCTCCTGACACCGGCCAGCCGGGACCAGAGCCAAAACAAGAACAGCAAGGAACAGCACAGGATTACGATCAAACCACATCTTCTGCAATGGATAAAGAGAAGCCATGAATGACACTAATCACCATAGAGACTGATGTGCTCCTTATGATCAGGGACACTCATCATGAATGATCAAACTCGTACACCATCACTTTGGACCCACTCCAAAAATGTTTACATTCTCCTAAAACTCAGTTTATCACGGGGGGCGAACTGACCTGAAAATTAAATCTTCATTCATGCGTtgatttaatacaaataatattcaTAAGACTTAGGATCTCTCGGATGACATAAAGCAATAAGCTCCCTGCGGGCTGTAAAGAATTGAGGCAGTACTTACGTCCGCCCCGGGTTGGACGAGCAGGGTCATCAGTGCTCTGACTTACAGCCTTTCACTGCTGATCATTGTGCTGCAAGGCTTTTTATAGAGCtcctctctcatacacacacacacacacacacacacacacacacacacacacacacacacacacacacacacacacacacacacacacacacacacacacacacacaaacacacacacacacacacacacacacacacacacacacacacacacacacacacacacacacacaaacacacacacacaaacacacagaaacaggcacacactcgtacatgcacacacacacaaacacacacgcacatgcaaaagctcacaccacaccacaatcacacacataagcacacacacacagtttaacaTGCTCAGGCATATGTACCCCCCCATTGGCTGAGTTAATAGACACAGATCCACTCATTGCTTAAGTTTATCATGCAATGAAGAGAATAATAAATCCATTAATCAGGATTTAGATGAACCTTTAGTCTGAGTTCCGTTTGTCTGAGCATAATTAATGATTTTGTTAATATACCTTATTGTTGAGATATAAGGGTGAGGGAGATTCCACCATCTTTCGTGCTATTCACATAAAATAACTCTGTGGGTCTTTAGACTTAAGTGAAATAACTGTGTGCACAGCTCAAACATTGCGACACTGTGATTCTGCTTTAGAGAAACATCTGAAAGCAAGGGGTAAATGTTTTCTCCAatccacactctcacacacaagcaagagcgcaaacacacacatgcagacacgcacgcacgcacacacacacacacacacacacacacacacacacacacacacacacacacacacacacacacacagacacagacagacagacagacacacactgacacacacacacacacacacacacacacacacacacacacacacacacacacacacacacacacacacacacacacacacacacacacacacacacacacacacacaaacatgcctaGTTAAGATGTTTGTTCCTTGGTTTCGCTTTCACATGACATTTTCACAACTGAAACTATTCTCCCACCAGCTAACAAGCCCTAATGAAGCTGTGACACCACTTCCTGGGATGACAGAAGCATCTCCACCATCACTGCtggcaacactgttgtcttgACTACATGGTGGAAGGTTTCCCTTGGTGAGAAATGCTGTCTGGTAAGGCAAGTTTATCTACACATCACCAATGTGTAGATAATTCACTCATCATTCAAATGTCATTGATTACAAATGCATTTTCAATTACAGTAAAAGCTGGGGCAAAcgttgttttgaaaaaaataaatgttgagaCCAGATTTAAAAGAATAAACAGACCTAAAAGCAGCTCCATCGTGATAGGTCTGATGCCTGGGAACAGCCAGCAGTGTTCTGGGAGCAGGGAGCAGCgttctgttaacagtgagcagcgttctgttaacagtgagcagtgttctgttaacagtgagcagtgttctgttaacagtgagcagCGTTCTGGGAACAGCCAGCAGTGTTCTGTTAACAGGGAGCAGCgttctgttaacagtgagcagcgttctgttaacagtgagcagCGTTCTGGGAACAGCCAGCAGtgttctgttaacagtgagcagcgttctgttaacagtgagcagCGTTCTGGGAACAGTGAGCAGCgttctgttaacagtgagcagcgttctgttaacagtgagcagcgttctgttaacagtgagcagcgttctgttaacagtgagcagtgttctgttaacagtgagccccgttctgttaacagtgagcagcgttctgttaacagtgagcagcgttctgttaacagtgagcagtgttctgttaacagtgagcagtgttctgttaacagtgagcagtgttctgttaacagtgagcagtGTTCTGGGAACAGTGcgctgttctgttctgttaacagtgagcaatgttctgttaacagtgagcaatgttctgttaacagtgagcagtgttctgttaacagtgagcagtgttctgttaacagtgagcagtgtcctgttaacagtgagcagtgttccgggagcaggagcagtgttctgttaacagtgagcagtGTTCCGTTAACAGTGAGCAGTGTTCCGGGAGCAGGAGCAGTGTCCTGTTAACAATGAGCAGTGTCCTGTTAACAatgagcagtgttctgttaacagtgagcagtgttctgttaacagtgagcggtgttctgttaacagtgagcagtgttctgttaacagtgagcggcgttctgttaacagtgagcagagttctgttaacagtgagcagcgttctgttaacagtgagcagtgttctgttaacagtgagcagtgtcctgttaacagtgagcagtgttccgggagcaggagcagtgttctgttaacagtgagcagtGTTCCGTTAACAGTGAGCAGCGTTCTGGGAACAGCCAGCAGTG encodes the following:
- the apobec2a gene encoding C->U-editing enzyme APOBEC-2a produces the protein MADRKTAQPRRKERKEAAAEAPKDKKEVAMQVAVGAVDGGQPLGNGEAEAGAANGEAVEPMELPPFEIITGDRIDPFAFKFQFKNVEYSSGRNKTYLCYLVDKGSADGLARGYLEDEHAGLHAEEAFFLQILPDYDPELKYNVTWYVSSSPCTACASKIVEALKIRKNVKLSIFASRLFEWEEPEIQTGLKAMQEAGCKLRIMKPLDFSYIWDTFVENDECDLNLWEDCKDSYEYYQEKLADILQY
- the pth4 gene encoding parathyroid hormone 4, producing the protein MTLLVQPGADKMWFDRNPVLFLAVLVLALVPAGRCQEDESRRSVTEHQLLHDRGRSIQSLRRLIWLSSAMEGLHTAQPRSAPLIPPKALRLGLGPGLGARLGGSPQSVGSNGQYRAARDNLLRDVFNPYLMPLPEREP